A portion of the Salminus brasiliensis chromosome 11, fSalBra1.hap2, whole genome shotgun sequence genome contains these proteins:
- the LOC140565417 gene encoding uncharacterized protein: MFHLPQLGVRWVRQQDALPYMVSQPLPWQVHYVSHSRRGSKAEEFEGQRRNSMGVYRKNSTSSNGQPVPISPAYADKAAATIQHQYRKYQQKKHKEAK, from the exons CTGGGTGTCAGGTGGGTTCGACAGCAGGATGCTCTGCCTTACATGGTGTCTCAGCCACTTCCTTGGCAGGTTCATTATGTCTCCCACAGCCgaagaggaagcaaagcagaaGAG TTCGAAGGCCAAAGAAGGAACAGTATGGGTGTGTATAGAAAAA ATTCAACGTCCAGTAACGGACAACCAGTCCCAATTAGCCCCGCATATGCAGACAAGGCAGCTGCGACCATTCAGCACCAGTACAGGAAGTACCAGCAGAAGAAGCACAAGGAGGCAAAATGA